A window of the Lepus europaeus isolate LE1 chromosome 5, mLepTim1.pri, whole genome shotgun sequence genome harbors these coding sequences:
- the GJA8 gene encoding gap junction alpha-8 protein, with translation MGDWSFLGNILEEVNEHSTVIGRVWLTVLFIFRILILGTAAEFVWGDEQSDFVCNTQQPGCENVCYDEAFPISHIRLWVLQIIFVSTPSLMYVGHAVHHVRMEEKRKDREAEELCQQSRGDGSERVPVSPDQGSIRKSSSSSKGTKKFRLEGTLLRTYICHIIFKTLFEVGFIVGHYFLYGFRILPLYRCSRWPCPNVVDCFVSRPTEKTIFILFMLSVAFVSLFLNVMELSHLGLKGIRSAFKRPVEQPLGEIPEKSLHSIAVSSIQKAKGYQLLEEEKIVSHYFPLTEVGMVETSPLSAKPFSQFEEKISTGPLADMPRSYQETLPSYAQVGAPEVEGEEPPVEEAAEPEVGEKRPEAEKVTTEGPEMVAVLEGEKVEPPAVGKEGEKEELQAEVAKQGLVAEKTPPLCPELTSEDTRPLSRLSKASSRARSDDLTI, from the coding sequence ATGGGTGACTGGAGTTTCCTGGGGAACATCTTGGAGGAGGTGAATGAGCACTCCACAGTCATCGGCAGGGTCTGGCTCACCGTGCTTTTCATCTTCCGTATCCTGATTCTTGGCACAGCCGCAGAGTTCGTGTGGGGGGATGAGCAGTCCGACTTCGTGTGCAATACCCAGCAGCCCGGTTGCGAGAATGTCTGCTACGACGAGGCTTTCCCCATCTCCCACATCCGCCTGTGGGTCCTGCAGATCATCTTCGTCTCCACGCCGTCCCTCATGTACGTGGGCCACGCCGTGCACCACGTGCGCATGGAGGAGAAGCGCAAGGACCGTGAAGCGGAGGAGCTGTGCCAGCAGTCCCGGGGCGACGGGAGCGAGAGGGTGCCCGTCAGCCCCGACCAGGGCAGCatcaggaagagcagcagcagcagcaaaggcaCCAAGAAGTTCCGGCTGGAGGGGACTCTGCTGAGGACCTACATCTGCCACATCATCTTCAAGACCCTCTTTGAGGTGGGCTTCATTGTGGGCCACTACTTCCTGTACGGTTTCCGGATCCTGCCCCTCTACCGCTGCAGCCGCTGGCCCTGCCCCAATGTGGTGGACTGCTTCGTGTCCCGACCCACTGAGAAAACCATCTTCATCTTGTTCATGTTGTCCGTGGCCTTTGTGTCGCTCTTCCTCAACGTTATGGAGCTGAGCCACCTGGGCCTGAAGGGGATCCGGTCTGCCTTCAAGAGGCCTGTCGAGCAGCCCCTCGGGGAGATCCCTGAGAAATCCCTCCACTCCATTGCTGTCTCCTCCATCCAGAAAGCGAAGGGCTACCAGCTCCTTGAAGAAGAGAAGATCGTGTCCCACTATTTCCCATTGACTGAGGTTGGGATGGTGGAGACCAGCCCCCTGTCTGCCAAGCCTTTCAGTCAGTTCGAGGAAAAGATCAGCACCGGACCCCTAGCGGACATGCCCCGGAGTTACCAAGAGACACTGCCTTCCTATGCGCAGGTGGGCGCACCGGAAGTGGAAGGGGAGGAGCCGCCAGTAGAGGAGGCCGCAGAACCGGAAGTGGGAGAGAAGAGGCCGGAAGCTGAGAAGGTGACCACAGAAGGGCCAGAGATGGTGGCTGTGTTGGAGGGGGAGAAAGTGGAGCCCCCTGctgtggggaaggagggagaaaaggaggagcTGCAGGCCGAGGTTGCCAAGCAAGGGCTGGTGGCCGAGAAGACGCCTCCGCTGTGTCCAGAGCTGACCTCCGAAGATACCAGACCTCTGAGCAGGCTGAGCAAagccagcagcagagccaggtcaGACGATCTAACCATATGA